A genomic segment from Streptomyces sp. NBC_00459 encodes:
- a CDS encoding APC family permease — MATTDQPTGPGHTDDAELAEFGYKPELKRTLGNFHTFAAGISYISILTGTFQLFYFGYGSGGPAYWWSWPMVFVGQFMVALCFAELAARYPVAGSVYNWSKKIGNPHLGWLAGWMMLIASIVSIAAVALAYQLTLPQISDVFQIVGDGTGKYDVATNAVILATVLILFTTVVNAFGVKLMATINTAGVFIELVATVVLIVLFAVHITRGPQVVLETNGTGSGHGAGYLGAFLVASLASAYVMYGFDTAASLGEESRDPSRNAPRAIIRAIVASFVLGGLILLLALMSVSSLKGKELSTDGLQYVVLDVLGPTAGKAMLWCVLIAVTVCALAVHTAAIRLAFAMARDNNLPASSLLAKVSPRFQTPVLPAVIVGVLALAILVVNIRQPQIFTVVTSIGIIMIYLAYLGVTGPMLVARLRGKWQPAGDGKFSLGRWGLLVNIGAVIWGGAMTINLIWPRASVYNATAPFHWYLQWGAVLFVAVIAGGGFAYYWFVQRHRTGVLAGHRLEENPASPAAPLAAPAAD; from the coding sequence ATGGCAACCACCGACCAGCCGACAGGCCCAGGGCATACGGACGACGCCGAACTCGCCGAGTTCGGATACAAGCCCGAGCTCAAGCGCACCCTCGGCAACTTCCACACCTTCGCGGCCGGGATCAGCTACATCTCGATCCTGACCGGCACCTTCCAGCTGTTCTACTTCGGCTACGGCAGCGGCGGCCCCGCCTACTGGTGGTCGTGGCCGATGGTGTTCGTCGGCCAGTTCATGGTCGCGCTCTGTTTCGCGGAGCTGGCCGCCCGCTACCCCGTGGCGGGCTCGGTCTACAACTGGTCGAAGAAGATCGGCAACCCGCACCTGGGCTGGCTGGCCGGCTGGATGATGCTGATCGCCTCGATCGTGTCGATCGCGGCGGTGGCCCTCGCCTACCAGCTCACGCTGCCGCAGATCTCCGACGTGTTCCAGATCGTCGGGGACGGCACCGGCAAGTACGACGTGGCGACCAACGCGGTGATCCTGGCCACCGTGCTGATCCTGTTCACGACCGTGGTGAACGCCTTCGGCGTCAAGCTGATGGCCACGATCAACACGGCGGGTGTCTTCATCGAGCTCGTCGCCACGGTCGTACTGATCGTCCTGTTCGCCGTGCACATCACCCGCGGCCCGCAGGTGGTACTGGAGACGAACGGCACGGGCTCGGGCCACGGAGCCGGCTACCTCGGCGCGTTCCTGGTGGCCTCGCTGGCATCGGCGTACGTCATGTACGGCTTCGACACCGCCGCCTCGCTCGGTGAGGAGTCCCGCGACCCGTCCCGGAACGCGCCACGCGCCATCATCCGGGCGATCGTCGCCTCCTTCGTCCTCGGCGGTCTGATCCTCCTCCTCGCACTGATGAGCGTCTCCAGCCTCAAGGGCAAGGAGCTGTCCACGGACGGTCTGCAGTACGTCGTGCTCGACGTGCTCGGGCCGACGGCCGGCAAGGCGATGCTGTGGTGCGTGCTGATCGCGGTCACCGTCTGCGCGCTGGCCGTGCACACGGCGGCGATCCGGCTGGCGTTCGCGATGGCCCGCGACAACAACCTGCCCGCTTCCTCACTCCTCGCGAAGGTCAGCCCACGCTTCCAGACGCCGGTGCTGCCCGCCGTGATCGTCGGTGTGCTGGCCCTGGCGATCCTGGTGGTCAACATCCGCCAGCCGCAGATCTTCACCGTGGTCACCAGCATCGGCATCATCATGATCTACCTCGCCTATCTGGGCGTGACCGGACCCATGCTGGTGGCACGGCTGCGCGGCAAGTGGCAGCCGGCCGGCGACGGCAAGTTCTCGCTGGGCCGCTGGGGGCTGCTCGTCAACATCGGGGCCGTGATCTGGGGCGGCGCCATGACCATCAACCTGATCTGGCCGCGGGCCTCGGTCTACAACGCCACCGCCCCCTTCCACTGGTACCTCCAGTGGGGCGCCGTGCTGTTCGTCGCGGTCATCGCGGGTGGCGGCTTCGCCTACTACTGGTTCGTCCAGCGACACCGGACGGGTGTGCTGGCCGGACACCGACTTGAAGAGAACCCGGCCTCGCCGGCCGCTCCCCTCGCGGCACCGGCGGCCGACTGA